The following proteins come from a genomic window of Acidimicrobiales bacterium:
- the rpoD gene encoding RNA polymerase sigma factor RpoD, whose product MTYPVPEGVPEEAFSRLLDTGRRRGSVNADDLMTVLDGVELSADLINSVVARVRAEGIHYDDAEDVFVTADEPVEDDLAPVDLVDPDATAPGGLVDEPVVEVLAPSAPARPAPPGRPPAAAPAGAAPAPEFSEAEGVGGIGEDPVRMYLKEIGKVPLLTAAQEVFLAQRIERGLHAAEQLTELEREYGGRHLVPTDLRRPLERAEGDGRVATQQLINANLRLVVSIAKRYRNRGMLFLDLIQEGNLGLMRAVDKFDYTKGFKFSTYATWWIRQAITRAIADQARTIRIPVHMVETINKVGRIQRQLVQENGREPTLEELSARAEMSPARVREVLRIGQDTVSLEQPMGDEDFSLGDVIEDQSAIVPADAAAKAMLIEAVKQALAELSDREQLVVRLRFGLDDGQVRTLEEVGREFGVTRERIRQIESKVLAKLRHPIRSQRLRDYLDEE is encoded by the coding sequence GTGACCTACCCCGTGCCGGAGGGCGTCCCCGAGGAGGCGTTCTCCCGGTTGCTCGACACCGGTCGCCGGCGCGGCAGCGTGAACGCCGACGACCTGATGACGGTGCTCGACGGCGTGGAGCTGAGCGCCGACCTCATCAACTCGGTCGTGGCCCGCGTCCGCGCCGAGGGCATCCACTACGACGACGCCGAGGACGTGTTCGTCACCGCCGACGAGCCGGTCGAGGACGACCTGGCGCCGGTCGACCTGGTCGACCCCGACGCGACCGCCCCGGGGGGCCTGGTCGACGAACCCGTGGTGGAGGTGCTCGCACCCTCGGCACCCGCCCGGCCCGCGCCCCCCGGTCGCCCCCCGGCGGCGGCGCCGGCCGGCGCCGCGCCTGCGCCCGAGTTCTCCGAGGCGGAGGGCGTGGGCGGGATCGGCGAGGACCCGGTCCGCATGTACCTCAAGGAGATCGGCAAGGTCCCGCTGCTGACGGCGGCCCAGGAGGTGTTCCTGGCCCAGCGCATCGAACGCGGCCTGCACGCCGCCGAGCAGCTCACCGAGCTCGAACGGGAGTACGGGGGGCGCCACCTCGTCCCCACCGACCTGCGGCGGCCGCTCGAGCGGGCGGAGGGCGACGGCCGGGTCGCCACCCAGCAGCTCATCAACGCCAACCTGCGGCTGGTCGTGTCCATCGCCAAGCGCTACCGGAACCGGGGGATGCTGTTCCTCGACCTGATCCAGGAGGGCAACCTCGGGCTGATGCGGGCGGTCGACAAGTTCGACTACACCAAGGGCTTCAAGTTCTCCACCTACGCCACGTGGTGGATCCGCCAGGCCATCACCCGGGCCATCGCCGATCAGGCCCGGACCATCCGCATCCCGGTGCACATGGTGGAGACCATCAACAAGGTCGGGCGCATCCAGCGCCAGCTCGTGCAGGAGAACGGCCGCGAACCCACGCTCGAGGAGCTGTCGGCCCGGGCGGAGATGTCGCCCGCCCGGGTCCGCGAGGTCCTGCGCATCGGCCAGGACACCGTGTCGCTCGAGCAGCCCATGGGCGACGAGGACTTCAGCCTGGGCGACGTCATCGAGGACCAGTCGGCCATCGTGCCCGCCGACGCCGCGGCCAAGGCGATGCTGATCGAGGCGGTCAAGCAGGCCCTGGCCGAGCTGTCCGATCGCGAGCAGCTGGTGGTGCGGCTGCGCTTCGGGCTCGACGACGGGCAGGTGCGCACCCTGGAGGAGGTCGGCAGGGAGTTCGGCGTGACCCGCGAGCGGATCCGCCAGATCGAGTCGAAGGTGCTGGCCAAGCTGCGCCACCCCATCCGCAGCCAGCGCCTCCGCGACTACCTCGACGAGGAGTAG